The Psychrobacter sp. P11G3 genomic interval GCTTGCTCCCTGTTGCGCGTATCGACGCGCCAGTAGAGACCGCCGCCAATGCCGAAGGTGAAAATAGTAATATACGTGTGACACCTGATCATGTTGCTGTCGCGACCAATGCAGGATATCTACTGATATTTGCCCTTGATGATTTGCCTGAACAAGCGCGCGGTAAAGGAAACAAACTTATTAAATTAAAAGACGGTGAAGAAGTGCTCGCAATCACACCACTTAGTCAGCAAGACAGCCTTGTCATTACTGCTGGCAAACGCCATGTGACACTCAAGCCAAATGATTTGGCTAACTATACGGGTGTTCGCGGTAATCGTGGTGGACAGTTGCCAAGAGGCTTTCAGAACGTGACGAGTGTTGAAGTTGGATAACTTAGATAAATCCTCAAACATATTAAACGTTTAGCTCGCATGTTCGTAGTGTTGCATATCATAAACTTCACCCAGCCTACGCGATATCGAATATTTTCTTAGCAAATTAAATATAAGCAGAAACCTATGAAAACAGGACGTAATGATAAGTGTTGGTGCGGTTCAGGAAAGAAATTTAAACGTTGCCACTATGGACGTGAAAACGAAACTCCTGTGAGTAAAGGCGAGGCTATTGGTCATAGTCAGAAAAATGCTTCACGAAAATATTGTTATGCCCCCGCTGATTTAAAACATGAGTGTAGTCAAAAAATCATTAATGCTCATACTGTCTCAAAAAGCAGTAGCCTAAAAGAAATTGCAGATGAAAGTAACCATGTTTTAGGGTTAAAAATAAACTTCGCAAATATAGCAAGAAACAAAGGGGAGTTAATTCCAGAAAAAATAGGAATTAATAAAGCTTCTACCTTTAAGGGTTTCTGTTCCAAACATGATAAGTCCCTTTTCTCTTGTATTGAAGATAGAGAGTTTATTGGAGATGAAGAACAGTGTTTAGCTCTAATGTGCCGTTCAGTAGCAAAAGAGATTTATGCTAAAGAAGGAGGGCTTCACACCTCTGATTTCGCTAAAAATAGTGATAAAGGTAAGAGCCTATTAGTTCAAATGTTGATTCAAAAATTTGCTGCAAATCATGAAACAGGAACTAATGCTGCTCTTGCAGAATTATCGAATCTTAAATCTCAACTTGATGACCAACTTCTAGGAAAATCAATTGGCAATTTAAGCCATCTTATTATTGATTCAACATCACCTATGCCTGTCGCTGTCTCTTCAATTATTGCCCCTATGAATGACTTTGATGGAAATTTAATCCAAGATTTAGGTGACTTAAATATTGTTGCTGAGCACTTAGTTTTTAATTCATTTTCTAGTGATGGCAAAGGGTATGTGGTTTTCAGTTGGTCTAAAAACTCTACCAAAGTATTAAGCTTTATTGAATCATTATTAGCTTTAGAACCAAAGAAAATTTTTAGTGCGCTAATAAGGTTCTTTTTTGGAGTTGCTGAAAATACATTTATTTCACCTATATGGTGGGACAGTTTATCGGACGAACAAAAAGATAAAATAAATGGCCTTATCATGTCAGGGATAAGTCCGTTCGAGCCTAATAATGATAATTTACTAGTTGATGATGGTGTCAATTTTTCGGGGTGGAACATTGGTAGCATTAGGAAAATAAATTTTTAATAATAAATTCAATCGAACAAAAAGCCGTCTATACACAAGTATAGACGGCTTTCTTATGCTGGTTAGAGCAGACAGTCTTTATACTGAACGCATACTACGCATCTACAATTTCTGAATTAACCACCTTCAAATATCGCTGACAAAAAGCTTTCAATCTGAGTACTTTTCATTAGGTAAGGATTGAAGTCAAAACCTGCTGAGAAATTTTTTAAGGCATACTCCTCATCTTCGGCACTTTCCGTCAGGTGCTTGGTTACCAACCCATCCCACCGAAGCGCTTCTATCTCTTCCACCTTGACAACATTAGGAATAATCTTGAAATGCTCATCAATTATCTTCGCTAGAGCAGCGTTGACCGCCGGTCTTGAGCCTTGAATATTTTGAACAAAGTAACCGTCATTGATCACAAGCGCTGCAACTAACCCACTTTCCTCAAAGTATCTTCGCCACTGCTCAAGAGCACGAGTCAACTCTATACCTGTTTTCATTTCGATGTTTTTACCGATATACGTTAGGCTAATCAGCAGATGCTCGCCATGTCTTTTCCTATTTTCTGAAGTTTGACGTGTGGTTATTTGCATAAGAAAATCCATTTATATAATAGGTATATAAACTAATATACACTTTATCATAAAGTATAATCAATAAAACTCTTGGGAATTGACCAGCTTCTTATCATCCATAGCTTAAAATAACATAACAAAAACAGATATCACCAAGACGTTTTTAGTAGTTAAATACTGCAAGAGTCAGGTATGAATAGTCACTTATGAACATCCGCCAATATTTTATCCAGTTGCTAAGAAAACATCCTGTACCGATACTGCTAATTTGCTTTCAAAAAAAAGCCACCTATACAAACGTATGGACGGCTTTTCTATTCTATCTAGGACAAGTGACTACTAACAACTCTAAGAGGCAAATATTTAAGAAATAAATGCTACTCATTAAAAATTAATTGGATTCAGCATTTTCGAATATCGCCTTCAAGAAGCTTTCAATCTGAGAGCTTTTCATTAGATAAGGATTGTAGTCAGAGCCTGCTGAAAAGTTCTTTAGGGCATGCTCTTCATCTTCAACGCTTGAGGTTAGATGCTTAACTAAAAACCCACTCCATTGGCGCGATTCTATTTCCTCTATATTCACAATATTAGGAACAATAGTGGAATGCTCGTCAAGTATCTTTTCCAAGGCAGTATTGATAGCAGGTCTTGTTCCTTGAAAACTTTGAACGAAATAACCTTCACTAATGACTAAAGCTGAAACGATATCGTTTTCTTCAAAATATCTGCGCCAGTACTCAAGTGCGCGAGTCAGCTCAATCCCCGAATCTAGATCGACATTTTTGGCGATATATGTCATGTGGATAAGAATATGCTCGCCATGCCTTTTTCTATCTTCTGAAGGTTGGCTTGTCGTTATGTTCATAAGAAACCTTATTTATAAAAAATTCATTTAAATCAAGATATACTTTAAGATAAAGTATAATTAATAACTTTTTTTATCATTTGCTATGATTTTTTTAGATTTATAACATAGAAGTTTCAATGATATAGCATACCAATATCCATAGTAGTAAAATTATACTACAAAGTTGTCACGTTCAGTATCTTGGCATTATTCCAATAGTTAACAAGCCTAATCTATATTTTCCTATAGCCCTGCCTCAACACACTTATATGACTGAGCCACGTTTACTGATTAACTAAATATTATAAACATCAATCAGGGCCTGTAATGTCTGTTGAGCTAGCGCATTTATAGGCATGTAAAACACAACCTACCCTCAATAAGAAGCCATCTAAGGTATATAAACAGTCTTGTATAGACGGCTCTGTTGCATACCAATTGTTGCATATTAATTGAATAGCTAACGTATTAATACCGACCCATCTCAACGGTTGTTTCAGCAAGTACCGAGTCGCCTTGCCATGCTTGTACATCTACCGTATACAGATGGTTTTTTCCACCAGAGCAAGGCGGCTTATATGCACCGCCCGCCTCACCTTTACGGTTACGGTATTCTGCGACCATCTCAATACCTACTGGTACTTCGTAAGTGTGACCAAATACTCGTGGCAATTCTGCACTCGTAGCACCCTCTGGTAGTGCGAACTCCACGATACCATGGCCACCATGCTGCATACGTTTATTGCTTACATCGTTGTAGACGAACACCAAGCTTTCCGCGCCTGCCGGAATGTTTGAAACAGTCATGCTAGGCGTGGCTGGACTTTTGCCATCATAGTTTAGACATTGCTGCCCCTCAGGTATTTTTTTGCCATCCCAAGCAGTATCGTTAAAATCAACATCCATTGCGAAAGCGTTGGCAGATAAAGCCAAGGTTGCCAAAACTGTAACCGATTTTAAGGTGAAAAAGTTCATACTTATTCCTTTAGGTAGCTGCTGCATTAATAACGATAGTCCATCTTATTTCGTAGATTGGTTTTGATAATTGAATATAACTTTATAATAAATAGACACGGTTAAGTTAATCATATCGTTTAGCATTTTTGTTAATCCTTTGGGCAAGTGATAAGCAACCGCAAAGCTCACTATGCTAATGCTGACTCAATAAGCGTATTTGCAGCATCATAGGTTACTCGATAGGTATTTATCTGATTGGGTATGTTGTAGTAGTATCTGAATCATTGTAACTACACGACTAAGAATAATAGGATCATCATGTTTATCGAAGATAAGATTGCCAAAGAAAGTATGACTACTAAGATTTCGACCCCAAAAATCATCTTTTTTGACATTGATGATACCTTAAGCCGTAACGGCATCATCGCTGAACACAATAAAGCGACGCTTGAGCAGCTTGCAGATACCGATATTAAGCTAGTGATTTCGACTGGTCGTTCTAAAGCCATATTGCCTGAAGACATTCTAGCGTTGCTTGATGCAGATATATTGGACGCCATTATTTGTATGAATGGACAATATAGTTTTGATAAAAGCGGCCGAATCAGCCACTACCCATTAACGGCTGAACAGACAGATAAAATCGTACGCCTGTGCCAGCAGAGTGATTTGATTCATAAATTTGACTCTGCCACTCATATCGCGTGGTCAGGTGAAAATGAACGTTTACGCGAGTTCAATGCGGTCACGCCCAATTCGATCCTTGACCCTGAGTACTACAAGACAAATACCGTCTATCAATGCTCGGTATTTTTTAACAATCAGCAAGAAAAAATGCAGGATATCGATTTTGCTCAGTATGATTTAAAGCTGGTACATTGGCATCAGATTGGTGCTGATATATTACCAGCAGAGGCATCAAAAGCCCGCGGTATCAAAGATATGTGCGAGTACTATGCAGTGGATGCAAGCGAATGTATGGCATTTGGTGATGGTATGAACGACCTAGAAATGTTCGACTTGGTCGGGTTTGCCGTGGCCATGGGAGATGCGCAGCCAGCTTTAATAGAACGCGCTGACTTTGTCACTGGGACGATTGAAGAATATGGTATTCAAACCGTGCTTAATCAGTTAGCAATGAAGTCATAAGACTGTTCAGGCACATAAAGCCATTAATGTTTATTTAAAAAAAGCCCTTACTAACCGAGTAGTAAGGGCTTTTTGTTATGGGCTAATTTTATATAGAAAATATAAATGAAAACTGTAGCAATGATGATTCCATCACATTGACGATCATTTTATCCCTTCTACAAATCCAATAGAACGTTAAGGCGTCAGTTAAGACCTCGATTAAGGCATAGTCAAGCCACCATCCACAGCGATAGATTGTCCAGTAATAGCCATGCTCAAATCAGACGCCATGAGCAATACTGAATTGGCAAAATCAGCTACCGAAGTCGCTTGGCGCAGCGGCGTTGTAGTCGCAATATAATCAAATACCTCTTCAGTGGTTAAGCTACTTGCGTCGGTAGTTTTTAATAATCCACCTGCCAGCAAATTAACCCGAATACCATATTGACCAAGCTCGCTCGCGAGATTGCGTGTTAGCCCAATCAATGCTGATTTAGCCGTGGTGTAATCATAATAGGTAACCACTGGGTTGTAGACAAGATTGGTCGATATATTAATAATTTTACCTACTTGCTGCGCTTTCATCTGCGGAAGCACCGCTTGCACTGTATTGACTGCGCCTTTGACGATACCGTCCATTTGTTGTGAAAAATGCGACCACTTTACGGTCTCAATACTGGTGTACGCAGCACTTGGATTGAACTGATAATTCGGCAAAGCATTATTGACCAGTATATCGATACGTCCATGACGAGTGATGACTTCAGCTGCCATGGCTTGTACTTGCTCAAGATCGGTCACATCCGCCTGATAAGCAAATGCTTGGCCACCTGTCGCAATGATATCAGCCACTACCGCCTCAGCAGCCTGTTTACTATTGAGGTAGTTGACGCAAACGATAGCACCTGCCGCTGCCATTTGCTGTGCAATCTGTGCACCGAGCCCACGACTGGCACCAGTGACTATGGCGACTTTATCCGTAAGCAATACCGGTATAACTGAGTGGCTTTTATTCAAGGCGTTTTGAGTTGAGGTACTTTCGGTCATTGTGCTGTATCCTTTATTATTATGGTATGGTTGGTGTCTTAAAGCCAAAGGCTTATACTTACTTAAATGATGTTCGTCATACTTCGGCCTGCGCCAATCATAGCATGGTTATATGCTATCTTTTTTCGATTCGACGTTAGCAGCTCGCTAGCAATTCTACCTAAAATTAGCTGTCATTAAATTAGTTTTGCTACTCATCTCATTAGCCCAACTGGCTATTTTTATTAGTATTGTTAAGCATTACCTTAATAACAACCCTTTAAATTGTATAAATTAATGACCATAATAGTTTTATTGGCCATATCAGGCTTTTATCTTTTTGGCTTTTTTATTGAATTTTTCTGATTTGCATTATCTTTATTTAGGAGAGATATTTTGACCCATTTATCATCGTCCCATCCAACTACTCACACCTCGGCTAGTGTCGGTCGTATAGTGCCAAAAGCATTATTAGCAGCGGCTGTCGGCTTGGTGCTTGCCAGCTGTAGCAACTCTGATAATGCAGCGGATGGCAGTGCTGCGGCGAGCAATGAGACGCTGAACCTTTACAACTGGTCAGAATATATGCCGCAAGAGATTTTAGATGGTTTTGAAGAAGAAACTGGCATCTCAGTTAATTACACCACATTTGACTCTAACGAAGCGATGTATGCCAAACTCAAACTATTGGATGATTCGAGCCAGTATGACTTAGCGATTCCATCGACTTATTACGTCGAAAAGATGGCGAAAGAAGGACTACTACAAGAGCTAGACAAATCAAAACTGAGCAATTTTAAAAACCTTGATACCTCATTTACCAATACCAAAGTTGATCCTGATAACAAATACTCTATCCCTTATATGTGGGGCAGCACCGGTCTAGCCATTAACGGTGACAGTGTCGATCCGAAAACTGTCAATAGCTGGAATGACCTATGGGATCCTAAGTATAAGGGTCAGGTGATGCTGACTAATGATGTGCGTGAAGTCTTTGGTATGGCACTGCTGACTCTTGGCTACTCAGGTAATAGTAGCAATCCTGACGAAATCGAAGCCGCTTACGATAAGCTCACCACGTTGATGCCAAACGTCAAAACCTTTAACTCTGATGCGACACGTATGCCATATATCGAAGGTGAGACTGCGCTTGGTATGACATGGAATGGTGAAGCAGTCATGGCCAATGACGAAGGTTTGACTAGCTTAGTTTATAAGTATCCAACCGAAGGCGCTATCTTATGGATGGACAACTTTGTCATTCCAAAAAACGCCAAGCAAGTTGATGCAGCACATAAATTTATTGATTACTTATTGCGTCCTGAAAATGCAAAAATTGTCAGCGAAGAGATTGGCTACGCATCACCAAACATAGCAGCGCGAGAATTGATGGATGAGAGCGTCCAAAACAATCCAACGATTTATCCTTCTAAAGAAGTACTGGCAAAAGCTGAGTTCCAAGAAGATGTGGGTGATGAAGCGTTGCAAGTGTATCAACAGTACTGGGACAAGCTAAAGACTGGTCGTTAATAGTTTTGATTTAGTACTTTAAAATAAAGTAGTCTTTTAAAAATAAAAACGCTGATCTTAAATGGTCAGCGTTTTTTTGCGTTACAAATGTAAATCTGTCTCGCCGCCCTGCTCTTTCATCCGGCGCTGCTCGCGACGTTGATAGCCCAGACCAGATGCAGCAAACCAATGCGGCTTCGATGTTTGTAGTAAATCACTCAGCTGCTGTAATTGAGTTTGCAAGGTTTGGGTCAACCAGAAATACCCCTGCCACTCAAATGCTAGGTGCTGTACGCTTGGGTACTCTGAGACGGCAATACGGGTAATGGGTCGAAATACCTCATCGCTTGGACTACGTAACACTGCCGCCATGTGCTGCATCGCTTGGGTTAGCTCATGCTGATAATGTACCAATAGAACATGGTTTTCTTCATCAATCTCAATATTCGCTAAGCGCGGTGCCGCACTTAACAGTAAATCAATCGTCCCGATAATATTACGGTGGGTACGTTGGATCGTCTCTAGCGTTTCTTTTTCGATTCCTGACTCACTGGCTGTCGCCGCGATATGTGGTCGCACAGCCAGCAGACGTTTATTAATCTGCTGTAACGCTGTGACCAACGCTCTATCAACTGGTACTTCCTTAACAGGAAAAGCCACTGGGTTTAATTTTTGAACAGAGTCATCTACTACTCCGTCTGTCGCGTCAATATGATGACCTACGCCAGCGTAGAGGCTACTACAAGCGTCAAGGTTGCTACTCAATAAAAATCGCCACATCAACGTTGATTTGAGCGGCAAAATCAGCGTCACTGCTACCGAAACGCCTGTCCCCAGTAAGATATTTAGCGCGCGGTAGATACCATCTTGACCAATGCTATTATTGCCTAAATCAGAGACAATCATCAACATAGTGATACCCGTTAACAGTCCTGTATACCCAAGCTGTCTAACGGCTAGATAGCCAATAATGCCACTTAGCAGACCAATGAGCGCATAGTCCACCCACAACCATGCACCCGCATTTTGATTAAACCATAACACCCCAAGCGCAGTACCAATACCTAATAAAGTACCGATTACGCGCTCTTTCGCCTTAGTATAAATAGCACCTTGGTATTGCAATAACCCTAAAATAATAAATACGGTAATGGTCGTCCATTCACCGTGCGGAAGATTGGTGATTTTATTGACCAATAGGGCCAAGATCACAGCCGTACCTAGGCGTGTGGCATGTAGGATATCTGCATGTTGGTAGCGAACATAGGGTTCGAAAAATGGAGCAGTAATACGCTGATAAAGGGTGGGTTTCACGCAAGGCTACTCTTTTTGGGTGGAATGTTTAGGTGAGACATTCTAATAAAGTATTATTAAAATATCTCAATAAATAGCGGTAAGTATAAGTTAATATTCTATCAGCAAAATGACGGGCAAAAAATAACGCCTTTTACCTATTATTCACAGGTAAAAGGCGTTATAAAAAATATCCTAGCACACTATATTGATATCTACACTATTGAAGACTATTCACCAAATGACTCATCGAATTACTTATCAAGATCTGCATTAGTGTTAATGAATAATAGTCTATTGCGCTAGCGTATTACACTTCTAGGTAGTCTAGAATACCTTCCGCAGCTTCGCGGCCTTCCCAAATCGCCGTCACAACCAAGTCAGAACCGCGCACCATATCGCCACCAGCGAAGATTTTAGGATTTTGGGTCTGGAATTTGAAGGTTTGCTTTTCGGCTGCTAGTACGCGACCAGAGCTGTCCATCCCCACTTGCTGAGACTCAAACCAATCAGCAGGACTTGGTCTAAAACCAAATGCCATGATGACTGCATCACATGGGATGATCTCTTCAGAATTAGGAATTGGTTCAGGGCGTTGACGACCACGGTTGTCTGGTGCACCCAGCTGAGTAGTAACAACTTTTACGCCATTAACTTTACCGTTTAAGCCGATGATTTCGGTTGGCTGACGATTAAATAAGAACTCGACGCCTTCCTCACGAGCATTGACCACTTCACGGCGTGAACCCGGCATGTTTTCTTCGTCACGGCGATAGGCACAAACTACTTTTTCGGCGCCTTGACGGATACTGGTACGGTTACAGTCCATTGCTGTATCGCCGCCACCAAGTACCACCACCTTTTTACCTTTAAAGTCGATGTACTCTTCAGCGTCTTTTTCCCAGTCATTACAACGGTTCACGTTGGCAATCAGGTAATCTAGTGCATCGTAGACGCCTGTCAGCTCTTCACCAGCGAAGCCGCCGCGCATATAGGTGTATGTACCCATACCCATAAATACTGCGTCATAGTCAGCCAATAGCTCATCAATGGTGACGTCTGTACCAATCTCTGTCTCTAAACGGAATTCGATACCCATGTCTTCAAAGATCACACGGCGATTGCGCATGACGTCTTTTTCCATCTTGAATTCAGGAATACCGAATGTCAGTAAGCCGCCAATCTCAGGGCGCTTATCAAAGACAACTGGTTTGACACCGTTTCTGACCAAGATATCCGCGCAACCCAGACCCGCTGGTCCTGCGCCAATGATAGCGACTTTTTTATCTGTCCAAACGACTTCAGACATATCTGGACGCCAACCAAGTGCAAACGCAGTATCGTTGATATATTTTTCGACATTACCAATGGTCACTGCGCCAAAACCATCATTTAACGTACAAGCGCCTTCACACAGACGATCTTGCGGGCAAACTCGTCCGCATACTTCAGGCAAGGTATTGGTACGGTGACACAATTCAGCTGCCTGAAATATCTGGCCTTCTGTGGCCAGTTTTAGCCAGTTAGGAATATAGTTGTGTACTGGACATTTCCACTCGCAGTACGGGTTACCACACTCAAGACAACGATGTGCTTGCTGAGCAACGGCTTCGTTTTCGAAAGGCTTATAAATTTCAACAAACTCTGTTGAACGCGTTGCAATGTCTTTTTTGGTTGGATCAAATCTTGGTACATCTAAAAACTGGAAGTTATTTTCTAAGCGTTTTGCCATGGTGCTATCTCTTTTATATAAGGCTCTTTTGCAGTGGGTGGCGACAGTCAGCGATGTTTGGTTTGTCTAAAATCTAAGACATGTATCGCTGCTGTCACGTACCTGCTGAAAACCTGTGAGTTAAAACGTCTCTAAAAACGGAACGCTGGCTAACCTGATTAAAGCGACTGCCAATCCATCAATACAATCCATCAATGCATTCCATTGATACGATAGGCAGTCATGTATCGGCTATTGTGGGTCGGCCATGGTAGTTTTAAGAAGGCTTGCAATGTTCGCCGCTTTTGGCTTAACCAAATAGAACTTACGAACATAGTGCTCAAAGTCGTTCAGAATAGTCTGACCCCATGCACTGCCTGTTTTATCTACATGAGCTTCAATCACTTGTTGCAAATGAATGCGATGCTCTTCTGTTTGCTCGCTTGAAATACGGTTTAGATCGATTAGCTCATGGTTGCAACGGTCAAAGAAGTCGCCTTCCATATCGAGTACATACGCAAAGCCACCAGTCATACCAGCCCCGAAGTTGAGTCCAGTACGGCCAAGAATCGTGACGATACCGCCAGTCATATACTCACAGCAATGGTCGCCTGTGCCTTCGATGACTGCATGTGCGCCAGAGTTACGGACGCCAAAACGCTCACCTGCAGTACCAGCAGCATATAGCTTACCGCCAGTTGCACCATAGAGACAGGTATTACCGATAATGGCCGTCTCTTGTGCCATAAAGTTTGAGTCTTTTGGCGGATAAATCACAATCTCACCGCCTGCCATACCTTTACCCACATAGTCATTGGCATCGCCTTCAAGCTCGATATTTAAACCGCCAGCGTTCCATACGCCCAAACTTTGTCCTGCAGTACCAGTTAGACGAAGCTTGATTGGCATATCGCTCATGCCAAGGTTGCCCCAGACTTGCGCAATCTCACCAGAAATACGAGCACCGATAGAGCGGTCACAGTTACCAACGAAATAGCTATAATCGCCGCCTGCCCCTTTGCGAATGTTCACAAGCATATCGCTAATCATCTGCTCAGCAAGCAAGCCTTTATCAAACGGCTCGTTACGCTCAACCTGACAAGTTTGTGCTTTGCCTACACTGGCTGGGTGACTAAATAGCAATGGCGTTAAATCAAGATGACGCTGCTTGTCCGTATTACCTTCTAAGATATCGAGCAAGTCAGTACGACCAACCAGCTCTTCCATACTACGAACACCTAACGCTGCCAACCACTCACGCGTCTCAGTTGCGACAAACTTAAAGAAGTTAATCAGCATTTCTGCTTCGCCAATAAAATGTTCATCACGCAGCTTGGCTTTTTGAGTAGCAACACCTGTTGGACAGTTGTTTAAATGGCAAATACGTAGGTACTTACAACCAACTGCAATCATTGGCGTGGTACCAAAGCCAAAGCTCTCTGCACCCAAGATAGCAGCTTTTACTACATCCAGTCCTGTTTTTAGACCACCGTCAGTCTGGACACGTACCTTATCACGTAACCCATTCACTCGTAGGGACTGATGAGTCTCAGCCAAACCTAGCTCCCATGGTGAGCCTGCATGATGGATAGACGATAGCGGAGACGCTGCCGTACCACCGTCATAGCCCGAGATAGTAATCAAATCGGCATAGGCTTTTGCAACGCCTGTCGCGATCGTACCAACACCTGGACGTGAGACCAATTTAACCGATACCAATGCATCTGGATTGACTTGTTTTAAATCAAAAATCAGCTGTGCCAAATCTTCGATAGAATAAATATCATGATGCGGCGGTGGTGAAATCAAGGTCACACCTGGCACCGAATAACGCAAACGTGCAATCAGCGCGTTGACTTTACCACCAGGTAGCTGCCCACCTTCACCAGGCTTGGCACCTTGGGCTACTTTAATCTGCATGACTTCAGCGGAACGAAGGTAGGCAGGCGTGACCCCGAAACGACCAGAGGCAACTTGCTTGATCTTTGAGTTGCGCAATGTGCCATAACGTGCAGGATCTTCACCGCCTTCACCAGAGTTTGAGCGACCACCGATGGTATTCATAGCCATCGCAATCGATTCATGCGCTTCAGGAGATAGCGCGCCTAGTGACATGCCAGCTGAGTCAAAACGCGTCAAGATTTCAGAGATATCTTCTACTTCAT includes:
- a CDS encoding YecA family protein — translated: MKTGRNDKCWCGSGKKFKRCHYGRENETPVSKGEAIGHSQKNASRKYCYAPADLKHECSQKIINAHTVSKSSSLKEIADESNHVLGLKINFANIARNKGELIPEKIGINKASTFKGFCSKHDKSLFSCIEDREFIGDEEQCLALMCRSVAKEIYAKEGGLHTSDFAKNSDKGKSLLVQMLIQKFAANHETGTNAALAELSNLKSQLDDQLLGKSIGNLSHLIIDSTSPMPVAVSSIIAPMNDFDGNLIQDLGDLNIVAEHLVFNSFSSDGKGYVVFSWSKNSTKVLSFIESLLALEPKKIFSALIRFFFGVAENTFISPIWWDSLSDEQKDKINGLIMSGISPFEPNNDNLLVDDGVNFSGWNIGSIRKINF
- a CDS encoding BLUF domain-containing protein; translation: MQITTRQTSENRKRHGEHLLISLTYIGKNIEMKTGIELTRALEQWRRYFEESGLVAALVINDGYFVQNIQGSRPAVNAALAKIIDEHFKIIPNVVKVEEIEALRWDGLVTKHLTESAEDEEYALKNFSAGFDFNPYLMKSTQIESFLSAIFEGG
- a CDS encoding BLUF domain-containing protein; amino-acid sequence: MNITTSQPSEDRKRHGEHILIHMTYIAKNVDLDSGIELTRALEYWRRYFEENDIVSALVISEGYFVQSFQGTRPAINTALEKILDEHSTIVPNIVNIEEIESRQWSGFLVKHLTSSVEDEEHALKNFSAGSDYNPYLMKSSQIESFLKAIFENAESN
- a CDS encoding HAD family hydrolase — protein: MFIEDKIAKESMTTKISTPKIIFFDIDDTLSRNGIIAEHNKATLEQLADTDIKLVISTGRSKAILPEDILALLDADILDAIICMNGQYSFDKSGRISHYPLTAEQTDKIVRLCQQSDLIHKFDSATHIAWSGENERLREFNAVTPNSILDPEYYKTNTVYQCSVFFNNQQEKMQDIDFAQYDLKLVHWHQIGADILPAEASKARGIKDMCEYYAVDASECMAFGDGMNDLEMFDLVGFAVAMGDAQPALIERADFVTGTIEEYGIQTVLNQLAMKS
- a CDS encoding 3-oxoacyl-ACP reductase is translated as MTESTSTQNALNKSHSVIPVLLTDKVAIVTGASRGLGAQIAQQMAAAGAIVCVNYLNSKQAAEAVVADIIATGGQAFAYQADVTDLEQVQAMAAEVITRHGRIDILVNNALPNYQFNPSAAYTSIETVKWSHFSQQMDGIVKGAVNTVQAVLPQMKAQQVGKIINISTNLVYNPVVTYYDYTTAKSALIGLTRNLASELGQYGIRVNLLAGGLLKTTDASSLTTEEVFDYIATTTPLRQATSVADFANSVLLMASDLSMAITGQSIAVDGGLTMP
- a CDS encoding ABC transporter substrate-binding protein produces the protein MTHLSSSHPTTHTSASVGRIVPKALLAAAVGLVLASCSNSDNAADGSAAASNETLNLYNWSEYMPQEILDGFEEETGISVNYTTFDSNEAMYAKLKLLDDSSQYDLAIPSTYYVEKMAKEGLLQELDKSKLSNFKNLDTSFTNTKVDPDNKYSIPYMWGSTGLAINGDSVDPKTVNSWNDLWDPKYKGQVMLTNDVREVFGMALLTLGYSGNSSNPDEIEAAYDKLTTLMPNVKTFNSDATRMPYIEGETALGMTWNGEAVMANDEGLTSLVYKYPTEGAILWMDNFVIPKNAKQVDAAHKFIDYLLRPENAKIVSEEIGYASPNIAARELMDESVQNNPTIYPSKEVLAKAEFQEDVGDEALQVYQQYWDKLKTGR
- a CDS encoding FUSC family protein, with protein sequence MKPTLYQRITAPFFEPYVRYQHADILHATRLGTAVILALLVNKITNLPHGEWTTITVFIILGLLQYQGAIYTKAKERVIGTLLGIGTALGVLWFNQNAGAWLWVDYALIGLLSGIIGYLAVRQLGYTGLLTGITMLMIVSDLGNNSIGQDGIYRALNILLGTGVSVAVTLILPLKSTLMWRFLLSSNLDACSSLYAGVGHHIDATDGVVDDSVQKLNPVAFPVKEVPVDRALVTALQQINKRLLAVRPHIAATASESGIEKETLETIQRTHRNIIGTIDLLLSAAPRLANIEIDEENHVLLVHYQHELTQAMQHMAAVLRSPSDEVFRPITRIAVSEYPSVQHLAFEWQGYFWLTQTLQTQLQQLSDLLQTSKPHWFAASGLGYQRREQRRMKEQGGETDLHL
- a CDS encoding glutamate synthase subunit beta, coding for MAKRLENNFQFLDVPRFDPTKKDIATRSTEFVEIYKPFENEAVAQQAHRCLECGNPYCEWKCPVHNYIPNWLKLATEGQIFQAAELCHRTNTLPEVCGRVCPQDRLCEGACTLNDGFGAVTIGNVEKYINDTAFALGWRPDMSEVVWTDKKVAIIGAGPAGLGCADILVRNGVKPVVFDKRPEIGGLLTFGIPEFKMEKDVMRNRRVIFEDMGIEFRLETEIGTDVTIDELLADYDAVFMGMGTYTYMRGGFAGEELTGVYDALDYLIANVNRCNDWEKDAEEYIDFKGKKVVVLGGGDTAMDCNRTSIRQGAEKVVCAYRRDEENMPGSRREVVNAREEGVEFLFNRQPTEIIGLNGKVNGVKVVTTQLGAPDNRGRQRPEPIPNSEEIIPCDAVIMAFGFRPSPADWFESQQVGMDSSGRVLAAEKQTFKFQTQNPKIFAGGDMVRGSDLVVTAIWEGREAAEGILDYLEV